A stretch of DNA from Thalassospiraceae bacterium LMO-SO8:
CGATGGTCCGCGTGCTTCTGGAGCAGCCGAAGCTGTCTGAAATGTTCATGTCGTTCCTGCTGACACGCAACATCCAGATCGAAGCCGATCTCGTCGACCAGTTATTCAACTCCAGCGAAAAGCGTCTGGCGCGGGTACTTCTGCTTCTCGCCAACTTCGGCAAGGAAGGAAAACTGGAGGTCGTCGTGCCGAAGGTCAGCCAGGAAGCCCTGGCCGCGAGGGTCGGCACGACCCGGTCACGAGTCAATTTCTTCATGAACAAGTTCCGCAAGCTCGGCCTGATTGAATACAACGGCGAGTTGAAGGTGCATTCAGCGCTGCTGAATATCATCGTTCACGACTAGGCCGGTCCAGTCTCTCGCCGATGGCTAAATTCGCCCGAGCAACAGCAGCACAAGAACGACGATCAGGACGAGGCCCAATCCGCCAGTCGGAAGATAGCCCCAGCTTCTGCTGTGCCGCCACGTCGGCAGCGCGCCAACCAGCATCAGCAGCAAGATGATAATCACGATGGTCCCGAGACTCATTTCATTCTCCTTGTTGAAGGATGCGCCCGCAATGGCGCACGTAGAGGAAACCAGACCTGCGGCCAGTTGATTGCGGCACGCGGGCGGTGGCGATAAGCGTGATGACGCGAAGAAAAACGGCGCCGGACATAGCCGGCGCCGTAAAGTTGATCTTAGGGGCTTGGTCGCGCCGGCTCGTCCTACTTCCTTAAGGTGACGACCACGCGGCGATTGTGCCATTCCCGAACGTCATCGGCGGTCGGCACGGCGGACCGGTCTTCGCCGAAGGACTGGGTACCGATCGTCGGCTTGATACCGGTCGCTTCAAGGGCGTCGGCAACCGTCGCGGCACGACGCTCTGCAAGCAGGCGATTGTATTCCCGCTCGCCGGAACGGTCGGTGTAGCCGTTGACCGTCACGCTCGTCGCCTGGGTTTCCTTGATGCGCGCGGCGATGTCGCTATTCATCGCCAAGGCGTTGTTGTTCAGGGTCGAGCTGTTGTGGTCAAAGTAGATCGAGAAAGACGCCACTTCGAGGGTCGGGGACGGCGGAGATTTTACGGCGACCTTCTGTTTCGGCATCGGCTTGGCTTCCGCGAAGACGATCCGGGACGCCTCGTCGATGGCATTCAGGAAACCAACGCGGCAAGTCGCGATATCTTCAGGCTGGAAGTTTTCTTCCCGCTCTTCCATCCAGCAGTCGAACTGGGTCTGTGCGCGGGCCGTCGGCTCGGTCGCACGGGTGGGGCCGCCGGCGTCAAGCACGCGCATCATCTTCGCACGGGCTTCCGTTAGTTCCTTGACGAACGGGTCGGGGATCGATCGCTCGTCCATCTTCGTCGGCATCACCTGGAAGTTGGCGGCAGCCTGACGCGCCTTCGTGTTGTAGTAGCTGGTGGCCTCGGGATGCGCTTCGTCAATTTCGGTTTGCGCGAGCGCCACGTAGTTGCGGTGCAGCGCCTGCTGAAATGCGCTGCCGGCCTGCGACAATCCGCGCACTTCCATAACGTTCGTGTCCAGTGCTTGATTGGCACAGGCGCCGAGTAACGACGCGACGGCGATAACGGGCAGATATTTGATCGGTCTCATGGTCAGATCCTCAATAAAATTGCGTGGGTTCTTGGGCCGCATCATCATTTGCCTGATGCGGCTCGATCTCTTTTCCTGGCGTGGGAGTTTGCTGAAGATTAGACCAATAATACTTGGTGAATTAAACAAGCGATGTTCAATACAGCACATAGCTATTAAATAAATACCAAATAACTGCACATGAATTTAATTTAAATTGTTTAAATCATTAAAAAATAAGGAGAAATATTGTTTATTTATT
This window harbors:
- a CDS encoding DUF3309 family protein, which codes for MSLGTIVIIILLLMLVGALPTWRHSRSWGYLPTGGLGLVLIVVLVLLLLGRI
- a CDS encoding OmpA family protein, which gives rise to MRPIKYLPVIAVASLLGACANQALDTNVMEVRGLSQAGSAFQQALHRNYVALAQTEIDEAHPEATSYYNTKARQAAANFQVMPTKMDERSIPDPFVKELTEARAKMMRVLDAGGPTRATEPTARAQTQFDCWMEEREENFQPEDIATCRVGFLNAIDEASRIVFAEAKPMPKQKVAVKSPPSPTLEVASFSIYFDHNSSTLNNNALAMNSDIAARIKETQATSVTVNGYTDRSGEREYNRLLAERRAATVADALEATGIKPTIGTQSFGEDRSAVPTADDVREWHNRRVVVTLRK